The following coding sequences lie in one Deltaproteobacteria bacterium genomic window:
- a CDS encoding RluA family pseudouridine synthase, translating to MQTLKVKKDTKLDLFLKDALGISRKQAKSKIDAGLLKVNGKKVIIASWELEAGDKVDLLQDEKETLNHDEAKNYYLKVVHEDEDLLVVEKDAGLLSEAHPRSLKPALPQIVYEYLKRTHPELSHPFVLPIHRLDQHTSGLMVYGKSKRANALLTEFKTHNIHRRYQALVEGRVSKSQGRIDAPLLKTPQAKGAKMQVSTGPLAQKAITDYRVIHRYPKHTLLEVDLKTGRTHQIRAHLSYLGFPVVGDPLYGKNKNPSSTKAIGLHASELGFRHPASGKKLLFRSKLPKHFRKWVDQKIGQV from the coding sequence ATGCAAACTCTCAAAGTTAAAAAAGATACAAAACTCGATCTGTTCTTGAAAGATGCACTGGGCATCTCGCGTAAACAAGCAAAAAGTAAGATCGATGCCGGTTTACTGAAGGTGAATGGCAAAAAAGTGATCATCGCCTCCTGGGAACTTGAAGCAGGAGACAAGGTGGATCTTCTTCAGGATGAAAAAGAAACGCTAAATCACGATGAAGCAAAAAATTATTATTTGAAGGTGGTACATGAAGATGAGGATTTGTTGGTGGTCGAAAAAGACGCCGGCCTGCTGAGTGAAGCCCATCCCCGCTCACTGAAACCTGCGCTTCCCCAAATTGTTTATGAGTATTTGAAGCGCACCCATCCTGAATTGTCTCATCCCTTTGTGCTTCCTATCCATCGCTTGGATCAACACACTTCCGGCCTGATGGTGTACGGAAAAAGCAAACGAGCCAACGCCCTACTCACCGAATTCAAGACCCATAATATTCATCGGCGCTATCAAGCCTTGGTGGAAGGCCGTGTTTCAAAATCGCAAGGCCGCATCGATGCCCCGCTCTTGAAAACACCTCAAGCCAAGGGGGCCAAGATGCAGGTGAGTACAGGACCGCTCGCTCAAAAGGCCATCACCGATTATCGGGTCATTCATCGCTATCCCAAACATACTTTACTGGAAGTGGATTTAAAAACCGGCCGCACCCATCAAATTCGCGCCCATCTTAGTTACTTGGGTTTTCCCGTGGTGGGAGATCCACTCTACGGAAAAAATAAAAACCCCTCGAGCACCAAGGCCATCGGCCTGCACGCCTCAGAACTGGGCTTCCGACATCCTGCGAGTGGAAAGAAATTGCTATTTAGAAGTAAACTCCCCAAACATTTCAGGAAGTGGGTGGATCAGAAGATTGGACAAGTTTAA
- a CDS encoding type II toxin-antitoxin system HicA family toxin, protein MARLANISGKEAVKVFSKLGWEVSGQVGSHLVMIKEGVRANLSIPQHKELSIGTLRALIRNAGLSVEEFLEQL, encoded by the coding sequence ATGGCACGATTAGCAAACATATCCGGAAAAGAAGCTGTGAAGGTTTTTTCGAAGCTCGGTTGGGAAGTATCAGGCCAAGTAGGAAGTCATTTAGTAATGATAAAAGAGGGGGTAAGGGCGAATTTATCTATTCCTCAGCACAAAGAACTTTCAATTGGAACATTACGTGCGCTTATCCGAAATGCCGGTTTGTCGGTAGAGGAATTTTTAGAACAACTGTAA